In the Ipomoea triloba cultivar NCNSP0323 chromosome 6, ASM357664v1 genome, one interval contains:
- the LOC116022800 gene encoding vacuolar iron transporter homolog 3-like, translating to MAASNNHAFQQEPKHVIPNNGDMEHQPRSLDEEHKKAGFDYAKRAPWLRAAVLGANDGLVSIASLMMGVGTVKQDIKAMILTGFAGMVAGACSMAIGEFVSVYSQRDIEVAQMKRNKNRNGEVDAGEEEGESDGDDLPNPMQAAAASVVAFAMGAMVPLLAASFIKPYKVRIGAVIAAVTVALVVCGWLGAALGGAPKGKASVRVLIGGWLAMAITSGLTKLIGIKSE from the coding sequence ATGGCGGCTTCTAATAACCATGCATTCCAGCAAGAACCCAAGCATGTTATCCCTAACAATGGCGACATGGAGCACCAACCGAGATCGCTGGACGAAGAACATAAGAAAGCGGGATTTGATTACGCAAAGCGGGCGCCGTGGCTCCGCGCGGCGGTTCTAGGAGCCAACGACGGATTAGTCTCCATAGCTTCTTTGATGATGGGCGTTGGGACGGTGAAGCAAGACATCAAGGCCATGATCCTCACCGGATTCGCCGGCATGGTGGCCGGCGCGTGCTCCATGGCCATCGGAGAGTTCGTCTCCGTGTATTCGCAGCGCGACATAGAAGTCGCGCAGATGAAGAGGAACAAGAACCGGAACGGGGAGGTCGACGCCGGGGAAGAAGAGGGAGAGAGTGACGGCGACGATTTGCCGAATCCCAtgcaggcggcggcggcgtcgGTGGTTGCTTTTGCAATGGGCGCAATGGTGCCTTTGCTAGCGGCGTCGTTTATAAAGCCTTATAAGGTGAGGATTGGGGCGGTGATTGCGGCGGTTACTGTGGCTCTGGTGGTTTGTGGGTGGCTTGGGGCGGCGTTAGGCGGTGCACCTAAGGGTAAAGCCTCGGTTAGGGTTTTGATTGGGGGGTGGCTTGCCATGGCTATAACATCTGGATTAACAAAGTTGATTGGTATAAAAAGcgaataa
- the LOC116022011 gene encoding syntaxin-61, whose amino-acid sequence MSSAKDPFYIVKEEIQESIEKLLSTFHQWERTPPSSGDRLHLSKELITTCDSIDWQVDELNKTIAVAARDPSWYGIDEAELEKRRRWTSDAHTQVGNVKKAVVAVKESNGMSSSNFDGMRRELMRMPDSHQTGRTDPYSAQDNDDFISSESDRQLLLIKQQDEELDVLSASIERIGDVGLTIHDELIGQEKIISNLDSEMDNTSNRLDFVQKKVAMVMKKASAKGQIMMICFLLVLFVVLFSLVFLT is encoded by the exons ATGTCTTCAGCTAAAGATCCTTTTTACATTGTGAAGGAGGAGATTCAGGAATCT ATTGAAAAGCTGTTATCTACATTCCATCAATGGGAGCGCACTCCTCCAAGTAGTGGAGATCGCCTACATCTTTCAAAAGAGCTTATTACAACATGCGATAGCATTGACTGGCAG GTAGATGAACTAAACAAAACTATTGCTGTTGCCGCAAGAGATCCTTCTTGGTATGGTATTGATGAAGCAGAGCTTGAAAAACGACGAAGGTGGACCAGTGATGCTCATACTCAG GTGGGCAATGTGAAGAAGGCAGTGGTAGCTGTAAAGGAGTCAAATGGCATGAGCTCATCTAATTTTGATGGGATGCGACGAGAACTGATGAGGATGCCAGATTCTCATCAGACTGGCAGAACTGATCCATACAGTGCTCAAGATAATGACGATTTCATATCATCAGAATCTGATAGACAGTTACTCCTAATAAA GCAACAAGATGAAGAGCTGGATGTGCTTAGTGCTAGCATAGAAAGAATCGGAGATGTCGGGCTTACTATTCATGACGAACTTATTGGACAG GAAAAGATCATAAGTAATCTGGATTCAGAGATGGACAATACATCTAATCGTCTTGATTTTGTTCAG AAAAAGGTCGCTATGGTAATGAAGAAGGCAAGTGCCAAGGGGCAGATTATGATGATTTGCTTTCTTCTAGTTTTGTTCGTCGTTTTATTTTCCCTAGTTTTCTTGACTTAA
- the LOC116022678 gene encoding serine/threonine-protein kinase STY46-like, whose amino-acid sequence MDLAEGVGESSSPPRSLGSSGGGGGGAYDIRNDVYNKLLESGNEEVVNNPELFREQLEAHFNSLPSSYGLDINMDRVEDVLLHQKVLARAKDPDMRPVYHVRFLELNVWTRVDDTADQQISNLASTSKLHCKVDNEGIVPSLSRNNFNYMESGNPAEDFSKRPEMSFIPVHEVIFSTLDKPKLLSQLSALLSDIGLNIREAHVFSTTDGYSLSVFVVDGWHVEDTKELLEALEKAINRRKGSLSVPSCSQSSAEKAICLKAKSGDWEIDRRLLKIGEKIASGSCGDLYHGIYHGLDVAVKVLRSEHLNGNLENEFAQEVAILRQVLHKNVVRFIGACSKSPHLCIVTEYMPGGSLYDYLHRNHIVLKLSQLLRFTIDICKGMEYLHQNNIIHRDLKTANLLMDAQKVVKVADFGVARFLNKGGVMTAETGTYRWMAPEVINHQPYDQKADVFSFAIVLWELVTAKVPYDSMTPLQAALGVRQGLRPELPNNAHPKLLEMMQRCWEAVPGNRPSFSEIRAELEELLHEVDIKEDDTEAPNGS is encoded by the exons ATGGATTTGGCGGAGGGAGTTGGGGAGAGCTCGTCGCCGCCGAGGAGTCTCGGAAGCTCCGGCGGTGGTGGAGGCGGAGCGTACGACATACGGAACGATGTGTACAACAAGCTGCTGGAGAGCGGCAATGAGGAGGTGGTTAACAATCCGGAGCTGTTCCGGGAGCAGTTGGAGGCTCACTTCAATAGCTTGCCTTCTAG TTACGGACTGGATATAAATATGGATAGAGTGGAAGATGTGCTGCTGCACCAGAAGGTCCTCGCAAGGGCAAAGGATCCTGATATGAGGCCTGTTTATCACGTCCGATTTCTGGAG CTGAATGTTTGGACTAGAGTTGATGATACTGCTGACCAACAAATTTCAAATCTTGCTTCCACTTCAAAGCTGCATTGCAAGGTAGATAACGAAGGGATTGTTCCTTCTCTTAGCAG GAATAATTTCAATTACATGGAGAGTGGAAATCCTGCAGAAGATTTTAGCAAAAG GCCAGAAATGTCATTTATTCCAGTCCATGAAGTAATATTTTCAACCTTAGACAAGCCAAAGCTTCTTAGTCAG cTTTCTGCTTTGCTCTCTGACATTGGACTTAACATCCGTGAGGCTCATGTTTTCTCCACGACTGATGGTTACTCATTATCTGTATTTGTGGTGGATGGATGGCATGTTGAG GATACAAAGGAATTGCTTGAAGCGTTGGAAAAGGCTATTAATAGAAGGAAG GGCTCATTGTCTGTACCTTCCTGCTCTCAATCATCTGCTGAGAAAGCTATTTGTCTTAAAGCAAAATCTGGAGACTGGGAAATCGATAGAAGATTGCTGAAGATAGGGGAAAAGATAGCATCTGGATCTTGTGGTGATTT GTATCATGGCATATATCATGGTCTTGATGTTGCAGTGAAGGTTCTTAGATCTGAGCATTTAAATGGGAATTTGGAGAATGAGTTTGCTCAAGAAGTTGCTATTTTAAG ACAGGTGCTACATAAAAATGTTGTCCGTTTCATTGGTGCCTGCTCAAAGTCACCTCACCTGTGCATTGTCACAG AGTACATGCCTGGTGGAAGCTTGTATGATTACTTGCATAGGAACCATATTGTTTTGAAGCTCTCACAACTTTTGAGGTTCACAATTGATATCTGCAAAGGAATGGAGTACCtgcatcaaaataatataattcatagaGACCTGAAGACAGCAAATTTGCTTATGGATGCACAAAAG GTTGTGAAAGTGGCAGATTTTGGTGTTGCTCGGTTCCTAAATAAGGGGGGTGTTATGACAGCTGAGACTGGAACATATAGATGGATGGCTCCTGAG GTCATAAATCATCAGCCATATGATCAGAAAGCAGATGTCTTCAGCTTTGCAATTGTTCTTTGGGAGCTTGTAACAGCCAAG GTTCCATATGACAGTATGACTCCTCTACAAGCTGCCCTTGGGGTGAGACAG GGTCTTCGACCAGAACTTCCTAATAATGCACACCCAAAGCTACTTGAGATGATGCAGAGGTGTTGGGAGGCAGTTCCTGGCAACCGGCCATCGTTCTCTGAGATAAGAGCTGAACTTGAGGAACTTCTACATGAAGTTGATATAAAAGAG GATGACACAGAAGCACCAAATGGAAGCTGA